CCTGGAACATAAGGGTAATCAGCATATTGTGTGTAGAGAATATAAAAGTCTCCTTCAACAACAATGCCTTTATCTGACAAATCAACTTCTGTCCATGAGTACAGATCACGTTCAGCTTTTGCTTCATATGGTCCGGCAATCTTGTTACCTGGGGAGCCATTTTCACCAGTTGCGTCATATACAGAGATGACTATATCGTCTCCACCCGGGACAGGTACATGGTCAGCCCAGAACTGCAATTTCGCACCCTTGAGCATCGCCATTTCCTCCCCTTCTTTGAGAGACATTTTGACGGCAAAACCACTGCCCTTTTTCCCCATTGCAAGATTCTTGCCATAGGACCCATTATCGTATTTTATTTCTGAGTCATCATTGGTGTAAAACGGGGTCAACTGAAGATTAAGATCTAAATTTTCACCTGGCTTAATGGTGATTGTTTTGCTTCCCTTATAAAAGCCTTTTGCATAAACCTGTAGGGTATACTCACCTTCGTATGCTTCCAGTTTATATGTGCCATCAGGTGCAGAATTGACCGGTTTGATTTGATCATCCTCAAGAAGGAAGATCTGTGCTTGATCCACACCATTGCCAAATTGATCTGTTATCTTTCCCGTGATCGTCTGCTTCTGCATTGCTTTCATGGATATTTCAGGAGAAATGGTACCTCGTGACGAAAGAGATACAGTTTCTGTCACGGACTCATATCCATAAGCATTAATGCTAAGTGTATATTCTCCTGGTTTGTGGTGAATGGTGAATTCACCATTCTGCGGGTCTGCTTTTGTCTTCCACCCGGTTTCTTCAACTTGAACCGTTGCATCTAACGGTAGGATATCATTGTTTTGTGAAGAAGTTATTGGAAATGACTTTTCCCCTTCTCTAAGTGATACACCAGTTTCTCCTTCCTCTGTCACTTCAGTTTCTGACGTTTTGTCATTGACAAGCTTTACATCATCAATATACCACCCAGGTCTTTCATTATCGAGTGATGTAAGATTAAAGCCAATATAGACTTTCTTGCCTGCGTAGTCTGAAAGATCGATACCGACCTCATGCCAGTTTTGGTTTTCATCTTGGATCTCTAACAGCGCATCCCAATTTTCTTTATCTGTTGAGATGTACACAGTTCCAACGTCCCATCCAAACGGTGCCAGATGATACCATTGTTGAAAGCGTAATTTTGTACCATCTTCCACAAGCACTGGAGGCATCATAAGTGTCATATCGGTATCCATGTCGTAATTACCGTCTAGGTTTGTACCCATCACTTTTTTCCCGGAAGAAACACTGTCCGGCCCAAAAACGGGTTCTCCCCACTGCCATGTATCAAATGTTCCAAACGAATACCAGCCATCAGGATAACTTTCAAAGTCTTCGCTATATCCAGTTGTTACACCTTCTTTTACTTCTGTCGTATAGACTTCACTCTTGACATTTCTGCCACTGAAATCTGCAATAGTCCATTGGTAGTCCATTTCGCTTCCTGAAATATCTTCCGGTGGAACTACCACTTCATAAGATCCTTCCAAATGGTCTCCGTCGCTACGGTCACCTTTATAACTCTTTTTTGAGCCGTCTTCACTTGTCAGTGTCAACGTCACCTGATTCACACTGATATTGTCAGACGCGTGAATAGAGAAATAAGCTTCTTCTCCTTTAAATAATATCTCACGTGGTTCATGGTCAAATGTCGGGTTTTCATTATCAGACCCTTCTCCGACGATCTGTCCCTTGATCGTGCCGACACCCTCTTCCACTGCCTGCATGACAGTATTCGCATCCACTTGACCATATCCATAGCCGTTATTGGGGGAATCTGGATATTCATCATCTGTCCTTGGGACAGCAGAGACCTTCAGTATGTCCTCAATAGCATCAACTGTCAGTTCTTCATCCGCCTGCTTCATTAATGCTATGGTACCAGCAACAGCTGGTGCTGACATTGATGTACCATTCAATACTTTATATTCATATTCATCCCATGATTCGCCAGGATAGGCCGAACGGATATTAACACCGGGAGCGGAAACATCCGGCTTTAATTCTCCTCCTTCTGTCGGTCCCCGCAATGAGAAGCTTGCCAGGTTGTCATCTTCGTCAGTAGCACCAACAGCAATTGATTCTGGATAATTACCTGGTGAGGATATAGTGCCTGGGTCGGCTCCCATGAAAAGTGATGCATTGCCCGCTGAAAAAACAGGCACGATGCCGACACTTTTCCACGATTGTACCATCGGACGGAACCAGTCATTATCGATCGGGTTACCTCCCCAGGAATTATTGACGATATCTGGCGCTTTTTCCGGGTGTGGGATACCGTTTTCATCCTTAGGGGCAAGAATCCATTCTGCAGCTTCCAGTATGTCGGAATCATTGCCGGTCCCCCCTGAGAATGCGCGTGCTGTAATCCATTTAGCGCTGGGGGCAACCCCTATTTTATTACTACCATCTGGCTCTTGACCAACCATGGTCCCCATTGTATGTGTCCCATGTCCATTTGAATCTACCGGCACGCCTATGTTGGAAGTAGCGTCATGCCAGTTGAATTCATGGTTTGGATCATCTGGATGATCAGGGTCATACCCTCGATATTTTTCCTTCAGAGCTGGATGTGCCCAATCTACACCACTATCGATATTGGCTACGACGACTCCTTCACCATCGTAGCCTCTGTCCCATACTTCAGGGACGCCCATTCGCTCAATGTTCCATGCCACATCTTCAGCAGCAGACTTTTCTGTTTTCTGTTGATCAGGTTGTTCTTCCGGGAGTATCAACTTTTTCTCTTCATCAAGAAGAACAGATTTTACTTCAGAGAATTGAGCGATCTCCTCCATACTATCTACGTCACCGGTCACAGAAAATCCGTTGACGATATAATAACTGTTAAATGCTTTAACATGCTCATTTTTGGTTGCTTTCTCTAAATAGGCTTCTAGTCCCTTTTGAGTGGACTTTGATTTTTCCATTAAACTGCTTACAACTGTCTTTTGTTTCTTCACCTTTACTTCCGCTTTGGATAGACTTTGATTTTGTGCTCTAAGCTCGGTTTTATCAGCAATTTCATTGGTATCTACCTGATCTTTAAGTATAACGAGATATTGAACAAAGTCGTCTTCAACAAATGCTTCCTGCAATTCGGGCTGAATAAAAGCTTTAAAATCATTTTCCTTCTGGCTTTTGGATTCTGCAAAAGTTACATAAGGCATCAGCTGACCAACCACGAGCACTACGATGAAAAATGACGATACATACCTGATCCATTGTTTCTTACGTCTGATCAAAATAAATCCTCCCCTTTGTAGATGGTACGCTAGCCGAACTGCATTCTGGCAATTATAATGAGCAACAATTAGATAAGTATCCCACCTTTCTATAATTGTAATATAATAAACTTCTAAAATTCACTCTATCATAATACCTTTGTCAATTTCAGTCGAATCTTGCAGAATATAGTAAATTATTTAAAATGATGATAAAGTCCTAATACATATATTGAAAGATATTGTTTGATGAGGAGCTTGGCCGTTATTAGCTAATCAATTGATGCTTGGCACTAAAACGATGTAAGTATCGCCAAATGGTGTCGTGCACATTTTGCAGAATCAATGTTGACATATACTTACTTCGAACAAGTTTACTTGGCTTATGGCAGCACGGATCTCCGAAAATCCATCGACAGCTAAGCAGTTAATCCGCAAATGGGACAGAACCTATGGGCACCAGTCAACACCACGCTGGTTGCTTGATGGTATACTTTTGCTTCCATTCTATCCTTTTGTCTTTAAGAGGCATCGCATAACCTGAGTAATGATCTAAGAAGATTATCTCATCGATGCTCTTGGTTTAAAAAGTGCATTCTATTTGACCCTTGCTGCGTTAAAGTAGATATCAGAAGAACCCCTTTCTGTTGGTTTTGGCTATCGCTTTAACTAACAGAAAACGTATTTCTCTTTCATTTATTGGCGCACTTTTAACCGAATCACCTTCCCCGCAATTAAGCGATTCACCATGATCAAATCTTTCTGTAAATATTCCAGGTACTAAATGCATTTAAAAGAGACTGCCGAAGAACGGCAGTCTCTTTTAAAATTTAGTTACTTTTGGAGAAGTTTGCTTAGCTCGACTTCTATTTCTGGATCAATTGCAGCCGTACCACCAATAATGGTCAAGGTATTGAATCCTTGTTCAGATACGAAATCTTTTACGGTTTCTGGCACAATGTTCCCTACCAGAATTGTACCTGTTCCTTCTTTGGCTGCCAATGCAGCTGCTGATAGGGCATCAGGGTAATCCATTCCAGTTGTAACATTATAATGTTTTGAATCGACTCCAAAATGTTCAGCTACTTCAACTGCTGTGCTAAAACGATCTTTACCAGATACTCTGTATGCATTAGGAACTTCGGCAGCAACGGAGTCAGATACTGCTACAGTACCACCAACTACCAATGTTTTATTTACGCCTAATTCATACATTGCTTTTTTAGTGGCTTTGGATAAGGTGTCATCCTTTGTGAGCAAGATTGGCAATCCCTGATCTGCTGCATGTGAAGCAACTGATAAAGCGTCAGGGAAGTTATAACCATTTACAAGCACGACTTCCGAAGCTGAACCGCCTGTTATTTCATTAGCAATTTCAGTTGCTGTTTCAGTGCGGTCTTTTCCTGAAATGCGAGTTACTTTAATTCCTTCTTTTTTCAATTGCTTCCCAACATCTGCACTTATTGCACCCTCTCCTCCAAGGAGATAAACTGTTTTAGCGCCGAGTCTTTCGATTTCAGCCTTAGTCACAGGGGAAAGTGCGTCTGTTTTGGTCAGCAATAAAGGTGCATCATTTTGTTTAGCCAACGGGACACCCGCTAATGCATCGGCATAATCATCACCGCGCGCCAATACAACTGCATCCGCTTTGTCCCAACCTTCTTTGCTGACTTCAACAGCAGTGTCATAACGACTTTCACCTGAAACGCGTGAAACACGATCTTCACCTGACTCAGCACGGTAAACCGTAACCTCTTCAGTTGTTACATGCCCGGCAAGATCTGTCAGTTCAAGATCAAAAGTGTTCTTACCAGGTTCAAGATCTACTTCCGTTTCAACTGTTGTGCTGAACTGATTCATTTGATTCTCAGCCATTTCGTTATAGAAGACTTCACTGCCGTTAACTTTCAGACGCAACTCCTCAAAGTTGTCAGTGATGAGTGATTCAAGTGTAATTTTAGCTGTGTCATGCTCTACATAATCAGGCGCCTTTGTTTCAAGTGTTGGCGGTGTACTATCTACAAAGATTGTCCGGCTGTTCGCCAGTTTCGTTACGTTACCATTGATATCAGTAGCTGTAATATGAATTGGGTGAACACCGTCTTCAAATTCAACTTCTGCCTCAAACAAATATGTCCCGCCACCAAACGATTCGAGTTCTACCGGTTCACCTTCAACAGTTACTTCGGAGATTCCACTGTCATCGGAGACAAGACCTAACACATATACGAGATTGTCAGACATAACTTCAAATGTTCCGGGCACATATATCTCAATAACAGGGCCTTCTCCGTCACCCACAACATGTGCTGTAGAATTGCCTGCAAAGTCTACAGCCAGTATTGCGACCTCCGTATTGTCTGAGATAAGTGATTCATCTAGCTCCACTTGTTTCGTATCAGATCCATAAATCGGTTTTAACGCGTCGCCATCTATCATTACTTGGTAATAAGCAACACCAGATCCATCATCTTTTGCTTCAACATTGAGAGTAGTCCCGTCTAGCGAAGCTTCAACTGTAGGTGCTTGAGTATCAACCGTGACTGGGACTTTAAGTGATTGCGCTTCTTTGTCAGGGAAATCAATGGCCGTTTTTATTTCAAAATAGTACTGACCATCTTCAGCTGTTTCCCCATTAATCTTGCCATCCCATCTAATTGAAGGGTCAAATCTATAGGCTTCCCCAATACCTCGGTCAAAATAATTTTTCCTGACCTCGTTCTCTGAGAGCAACTTCCGTACCACTTTGCCATCTTGATTCAGAATATTGTATTCTACTGTTTTAGCGTTACGCAAGTAAGATAATACTGGAATGATTTGATCATGTTCGCCGTTTCCATCAGGCGAAATAGCGATTTTTTCAGTTTTACGCTCTTCGCTAACTGGATCATATCCTAGAGTATAGTAACCATCGGCGCCTTCATATACTAAGGTTCCTTCTTCATAGAAAGAATCATTATCGTCATAAGCAAGCTTATCAAGCACTGGTGGAGCGTTCCAATCTCCTTTGAAACCTACGTAAGGAACACTTAACTCGGGTTCACATCATCAGAGTCTGTCAAAGTGACATAACCTTCCACAAAGTATCCATTTGTGAAGATTTCTTCTGGTTTTACCGGATCTGCTCCAGGTTCACTGAAGACCTTTGCTTCGGATAGATCTACTTGAACATCAACCGTAACAGAACCATTGGCAGGTACTTCGACTGTTTCCTTGCCATTATTTAAGTTCACTTTAGCACCCACAACTTCTTGAGCTTCAAGCTTATCCAACTCACCACTCAGAAAAGCATTCCCGAGCACCCCATTAAAAGCAAAGTCAGTTTGGACATTTGCTGCAAGGTCATATGATACAGCTTCATCCGTAAGGTTTTTAGCCTCAAGTGTCATACTGAATTGGTCACCGACTTCTTTCAATGCGACTTTCGCTTCACCCGTTTGCTTTTCAGTTACAACTACAGGTGTTTTAATAGCAGAATGCAGTTGCATCAGACCGGCCCCTTGTCTACGTGGCGAATAAGGATTATCTTGTTCAAGAACCGACTGGGCATATCCTTTGTCGTTAACGACTTCAGATGTGTTCATCAAAAGGTTTTTAGCCATTTCAACTCTGGCCCGATGATCAAGATTGAACGCTTCGTCTACACGTTGCAAAACAAGGGCAGAACCTCCTGCCACATGAGGTGCAGCCATAGATGTTCCACTCATGACACCATATTGATCATCTTGAAGTGTCGATAAAATGTTTCCACCTGGGGCAGTAATCTCTGGCTTGAAATCAAGATCCGGTGTAAGACCCCAAGAAGTGAAGTCGGACATCTGTCCTGCTGTCGGATTTTGAATTTTAACTGTTTCATCCCCAAAGGTAATGGTAACTTCACTGTCATTTTCCAACTGCTCAGCCAATAAAACACCGTCGGATTTTAACATAAACATCTGAGGTATATTTATTGTATCCTCTGTCGCCATATTTACAATTCCATCGGTGTTGTTGTAAATAATAGCGCCAGCAGCACCTGCAGCTTGTGCATTTAAAGTCTTCTCAGTAAATGCATACTCTCCGCGCTGAATCAATGCGAATTTACCGTTGAAATTCTTGCCTTCGAAATCTTCAACGCTCCCTAAACCTGCATCTAAAAGCTGAAAAGTATTTTGCTCAAGATCAAAAGGATGTATATTACCTGCGGATAAATATCCTGCTTTGCCTTTTTCTTCTCCATATCCATATGTCAAAGCTTCCAAATCTATGAACTCATTTTCCAACGAAGCTACTTGCAATGAGTCATGCGAAACACCTGGAGCTCCAACAACACCTATATCTGGATTCGTAACATAAGGGTTCCAGTGCCCATTCCCTAAATGCGCCGAATTCCCAGCTGAGATTGACATAATAACACCATTTTCAACTGCTCTTTTCACGGCCTGTTGTTCGGGAGAATCTGAATCAACAAATGCTGCTGTAGAGCCTAGGCTCATATTAAGAGCGTCAGCACCCATTTGGATGGCATCATCAATCGCTTTAATATAAATATCACCCCAAGTTGATCCCATTTGTGGATCATTTCCAAAAACCTTCAACGCAAGTAACTGAGCTTCAGGGGCAACACCTTTAATACCACCGTTGTCTTCATCCCCGTTTGCTCCCACCGTCCCCGAAACATGCATGCCGTGCATAGAAGCTTCAGGACCAATGTCGCGAATCTCATAACTTTCATCCATATAGTTGTATCCATATGGAATTTTATCTGTAAAGAACTTTCCGGGATAATTACCGGATGCAACTTTTTCTTCTGTCAGCTTAGCCTTAGATGGGTCTGTAAGCACCATGTCTTTATGAGTGGGATCAATGCCTGTGTCAATAACACCAACAACCATCCCCTCACCATCATACCCATATTCGTCCCATGTACGCTGAGCTTGAACAAGCTCTTTACTGTATTTCATTTCCGGTTCGACGATTGGACGCTCATACTCGGTTGCCACTGTAACGCTTGTTACGCCTGGTAGCTTTTCAATTCGTTTCGAATCTCCATATTCAACAATACCACTGAACCCATTAAATACAGTCGTAAAACTTTGTTCATATTCCACTTTAACTTTCTTATTCGCTATATTTTCCTTAACATTCTGCTGAGTCTTGAGTGCTTTTTCCTGCAGGTCAGTTTTTTGGGACTCAGCTAAACTGCTGAATTTCTTCCCTTTCTCGGTTGCGTATGTAATCGCAGGATTACCCTCAACCTCAACTATCACTCGTACCTTTTCATCATCATTATACTTTTCATCATTCTCGTTCCCCATGAATTTTTGCTTGTTATTAACGATTTCACTTTTCTTTGATGATGCATTTTTCGAAAGTGAACCAGTAGCAGCAAAGGTGCTATTGGAAAACACAAGCATAAACGCTAATAACAATACAAGTATTCTCTTAATCTTCAAACGACTTCCCCTCCTATTTTTTAAATTTTTAGATATTTTAGCTACTAACCTCCTCTCTATTTACGATTGATAATAGTATAGTAGATTTTTCCATTATAGTCAAACGATTTAATCAATTAAGAATGACACATTAAGTCTGATTGGACCTAAAATTCGAGCCCTATTTATTGCATTATTCGACAAATGTCTGCAATCTTATAAGTTTCTTTTTCAATTCTGATCTTGCATAGAGCAGTAGGGTGGTTAATTTAATGTTCATTCGAAAAAAGAAAATAAACTATAAAGTTGCAATGAACACTACGATGGCCCTGAATCCATTTAATTGATGGATATTAAGGTAGACTCAATCGATGGAAGATGCACGTCGGAGAAAGCAATTCACGCTTACACATATAAAGTTATAAAAGTAAAAAGCGAGAAGGTTGGCATTGAAACAATAGGAATGGAGGTGGCTTGGAGTGGCTTTTCCATAAAAGCCTAAAGGGGTAGACAATAATAGTCATAAGCCGTGAAATATAACTGAGTTTTAAGCAGCGACTATCACTAAGCTGCCTTTAAAATAAATGATTAATCTAGTGATAGCCATTATAGACAACACTCACTCAAAAATATTCTGTTCTACTTCACTGAAATTTCAATACTAGATCCCTTGTTACCATATCCTTTTGCAGCCAGTTTAGCCGTTAACGTATATTCACCGGGATCGAGTTCAGGTAATTTAAGTTTAAATGTTTCCGCTTCCCCTGATCCCAAGTCGATATACTGAAGGACTTGGAGATATGATTTTCCTTTCGAATCCCGATATACTTCATTACCGTTTTCGTCAGTGATATAAAAATCGTATTTCATACTAGAGCTAAATTCCAATTTCACTCTTTTGGCGCTGTCATTTTTCACTGTATAATTAATAGTTCGTATTCCGTCACTCTTCTCATTGTTCTCTTTAAGTATAAAGATCAGCTTATGACTATTCTGCTGACCTTCTCCAGGATTAAAGCGCTGTTTCATCTGCTGATCATTCCTTTTTTTAGTGTTAAATCAGACTTGTTATCTCCGTTATTAAAAACCAAGAAGTACGCACCAATGACTATAACAAGTAAGATTACCAATCCAACCATAAATCTATTCATTAAATACACCTCATTTGTGTGTCCTTACAGGAAAAGCATGTGATCCTTTGTGAAATGAAAATATCTTGAGAATTATAAGGTAGAGGGCCATCCAAATCTAAGACCAATTCAACTCGACAGGAGGAGGGGTCTTATCTATTAAACTATAGGACAAAGCTGCTTGGAAAATCAATCGGATTAAATTGTATACTATTTCATAAAAGTACTGAGTTTCAAACACAAACATATCAAGCTTTTAATTTAACGTAATCTCATACCCTATGGTATTCCTTTTCCATTTGGATGTAAAATTTTTTTAGATAGGGTGTATGTTTGTGCTTTCTCAAATATTGTGGGCGACAAGCAACAAACCTTCTTTATGAAATACAGCTTGCTATCATTCAATAAATGAAAATGTTTATTTTCGGAACTAATTCAACGTATATTTCTATGACATGAAAAACTGCCCCTATATAAGGGGCAGAAATGTCTGAGCTCGTTTAAATCACTCTCATGTAAGCAATTTCAAGTGAAAAACTACTCCATAATACTTTTAAATGCGATTGCAACCTCGTCACTTACAGCTACTTTACCGCCAAATATTGATAAATGCCTGAGTCCTTTGCTTGAAATATAGTCTGCCGTCAGATCTGGTACTTTGTCATGCACAAGCAGGATTTGGCTGTTATTTTTTGCTGCAAGGACTGCACCTGTCAGAGCATCCGCATAGTTTTTGCCCGTTGCAACATACATGTGCTTGCTGGCGGCTTCGAAATGATCAAGCACTTTAATATTCGTGTCGTAGCGGTCATCCCCTGCAAGACGTGTAACTTTCGGCAATTGCTTGGTGATATCATCGTTAATGACTGTTGTTCCGCCGACCACATAGGTTTTTTCAACCCCTAAGTCTTTGACCGTTTCTTTTGTTGCTTCTGGCAGCCAGCTCTCTTTGGCTAGCAAAATCGGCATCCCTTCCTGTGCTGCACTGGCCGCGACAGATAGCGCATCAGGAAAGTCCATTCCATTGGCCACGGCTACTTTGTTGCTCCCATTAGGGGCTACTTCTTTTGCAATCAATGTCGCCGTCTCGAAGCGGTCTGCTCCGTTAATCCGCCGGACATCAAGACCTGAGTCAGACAATGTTTGTTCTACACCAGCGTTTATAGCGTTTTCCCCACCGAGAATGATCACTTTATTCGCTTCCAAACGGGCTGCCTCTTCCTCTGTTCCTTCCCAAAGTTCATCAGTCGGTGTCAGTAGAATAGGTGCGTCCAGCTCGTGGGCAAGTGGTACGCCCGCAAGGGCGTCAGCAAATTCATCCCCGCGTGCGAGGACCACAGTATCAGCCTTGTCCCAACCTTTTTTGCTAGTTTCAATTGCGGTGTCATAGCGTAGATCTCCGGAGATACGTTCTACATTATCAGGATAGATAAATAGATTTCCACCGGCGGTTGCCGTTACCACATTACCAGATTTATTTTCAAGTGAGACAATTACTTCCGCGCCTTCCAAATTTACATTTTTTGGGGTTGTCCATATACCTTCATAAACACCAGGCTCAACTTCTTCCATGTTTGCGTTTGTATCAGCCATTTTTGCCGATGGCAATGATACATGGAAGTTCGCTTTTCCCCCTTTGGCATTGCTTTCAAATGTCACTTTCACTTTATCACCCGGTGTTAAATACTGGTCTTCTGCCGGCTCGATATTGATAATGTTCAGTTTTTCCCGTGTAACCGTAACTGAATCTGATTCTACCAACTCGCTTCCTTCTACGGTGGATATAGCTTTTAATTCATTATTGTCTTTCATTAAATCTACTTGTGCCTCAAACGTACCATCTTCATCTATTACCACTTCACCAGCATCTTTTTCATTATTCATTAACTGAATGGCCGTATACGGTGAGCCGGTTCCTTGTACTGTAATTGTATCTTCACTCGTTACTGCACCATCTTCAGGAGAAGTAATGACGGGCTGGTCGAGTTTATAATCAACGCGGGTACGTATCATATAATTCCCGTCTTCTACAAATGCCGGGTAAAAGCTTCCATCCGTATATTGATAGCTTCTTCCAGCATATGGGTTTCCGTTATCTGTCGCGAGTCCTGGTGCGTTTGGATATTCCATTGTCTGAACATAGACAATATAAAATTCTTCATCTACTTTTATGTTTTCTTCACTTAGATCAACACTTGTCCATTCATTTTCCCAAGTGACCTCAGCATCGATAGGACCAGCAAGTTTCTCGCCTGGCATACCTTTTGGGCCTGTTGCATCCCACACTTCTACTGCAAATTCTGTTCCCAATTCCTCAGAAAAACCTTTATCAATGAATGCGAATACGCCCTCCTTGACAACAGCTGATTCATGATCATCCGGCAAAGTCATTTTTACCGCCCACCCGGCACCGCCGCCAAAATACATGCTACCATTATCAATGACACCATTGTCATAGCCTATTTCATCTCCTGGATATGTGTAATAAGGATCCAGAGAAATATCTTTCGTCTGCTCCCCTTCATTGAGATCAACTTTTACCTCATGATCCTTATACCCAGGTGCAGTTACGATCAGTGTATAATGTCCCATATATGCCTCTAGCATATATCTTCCTTTTTCATCTGATCGAACTGGATCAACATTTTCGTCCTCTTTCAGCAGTAACGTAGCATTCTCAACAGTATTACCTGTGTTAATATCACTAATTTGTCCACTTAATGTGCCCTTGGATATTTCCTCTAGCTTCAATTTTGCTTGAATTGTTTCATCTTTTTTGATCTGAATCTGTTCTTTCTGTATGTGATAGCCATATACATCTGTCTTTAATGTGACAGTTCCTACAGGATGAACCAAGGTGAATGAGCCATCTTTTTTTGTTCTGACTGTTCGGTCTGTTTCCTCAACAGTTATATATCCCGGTTGTGTAACAGGATTACCTTCTGTATCAGTTAGCTGACCTTCTATTGTTCCCAATCCCTCACGACTAGAAGAAACAGCATTAAAAATATCGACCAACCCATGGCCATACGCGTTGTTTGGTACTTCAAGGTGATCTTGATCCGTAAGTGGTTCAGCAGTCTGTATTAATATATTCTCTATTTGTTTAACCGAATAGCTATCGTCATAAGAAAGAAGTAATGCTGCAGCTCCTGACACAGCAGGTGTTGCCATCGACGTTCCGTTTTTGTCCGCATAATCGTTTCCTGGAACAGATGAGTAAATCGCCACACCTGGTGCAACAATA
This sequence is a window from Lentibacillus sp. JNUCC-1. Protein-coding genes within it:
- a CDS encoding S8 family serine peptidase, whose amino-acid sequence is MHTNKGKTYKLIHIFAVFLMLVSVILPASSQVEASERNQNQLNKNLLKEFETTEKVTYLVKFKEKADTTKAIKTAEKHASNKNLSKYKRALTREKAVIKSLKETSKTSHQDVLSYLKEKVKTGEASDIHSYFIVNGMAVTSTKEVAEEIASFSEVEKILPNKRRQLITNDVNRLKKGIDDKKSIEWNVDRVGAPAVWNEGIDGAGVVVASIDSGVQWDHPALKEKYRGYNAQTGTVNHELSWYDALDESDIPFDDVGHGTHVTGTMVGSETDGSKNIGMAPGAKWVSVKAFAEEGGGTDVDLLRAAEWIMAPKDANGNEHPEMRPDIVNNSWGGGTGLDEWYRDVVKSWRDVGIFPVFAAGNISMYNPGGPGSVETPANYPESFAVGATDSDNMIGDFSLRGPSPYEEIKPDIVAPGVAIYSSVPGNDYADKNGTSMATPAVSGAAALLLSYDDSYSVKQIENILIQTAEPLTDQDHLEVPNNAYGHGLVDIFNAVSSSREGLGTIEGQLTDTEGNPVTQPGYITVEETDRTVRTKKDGSFTLVHPVGTVTLKTDVYGYHIQKEQIQIKKDETIQAKLKLEEISKGTLSGQISDINTGNTVENATLLLKEDENVDPVRSDEKGRYMLEAYMGHYTLIVTAPGYKDHEVKVDLNEGEQTKDISLDPYYTYPGDEIGYDNGVIDNGSMYFGGGAGWAVKMTLPDDHESAVVKEGVFAFIDKGFSEELGTEFAVEVWDATGPKGMPGEKLAGPIDAEVTWENEWTSVDLSEENIKVDEEFYIVYVQTMEYPNAPGLATDNGNPYAGRSYQYTDGSFYPAFVEDGNYMIRTRVDYKLDQPVITSPEDGAVTSEDTITVQGTGSPYTAIQLMNNEKDAGEVVIDEDGTFEAQVDLMKDNNELKAISTVEGSELVESDSVTVTREKLNIINIEPAEDQYLTPGDKVKVTFESNAKGGKANFHVSLPSAKMADTNANMEEVEPGVYEGIWTTPKNVNLEGAEVIVSLENKSGNVVTATAGGNLFIYPDNVERISGDLRYDTAIETSKKGWDKADTVVLARGDEFADALAGVPLAHELDAPILLTPTDELWEGTEEEAARLEANKVIILGGENAINAGVEQTLSDSGLDVRRINGADRFETATLIAKEVAPNGSNKVAVANGMDFPDALSVAASAAQEGMPILLAKESWLPEATKETVKDLGVEKTYVVGGTTVINDDITKQLPKVTRLAGDDRYDTNIKVLDHFEAASKHMYVATGKNYADALTGAVLAAKNNSQILLVHDKVPDLTADYISSKGLRHLSIFGGKVAVSDEVAIAFKSIME
- a CDS encoding BsuPI-related putative proteinase inhibitor, yielding MKQRFNPGEGQQNSHKLIFILKENNEKSDGIRTINYTVKNDSAKRVKLEFSSSMKYDFYITDENGNEVYRDSKGKSYLQVLQYIDLGSGEAETFKLKLPELDPGEYTLTAKLAAKGYGNKGSSIEISVK
- a CDS encoding S8 family serine peptidase; protein product: MKIKRILVLLLAFMLVFSNSTFAATGSLSKNASSKKSEIVNNKQKFMGNENDEKYNDDEKVRVIVEVEGNPAITYATEKGKKFSSLAESQKTDLQEKALKTQQNVKENIANKKVKVEYEQSFTTVFNGFSGIVEYGDSKRIEKLPGVTSVTVATEYERPIVEPEMKYSKELVQAQRTWDEYGYDGEGMVVGVIDTGIDPTHKDMVLTDPSKAKLTEEKVASGNYPGKFFTDKIPYGYNYMDESYEIRDIGPEASMHGMHVSGTVGANGDEDNGGIKGVAPEAQLLALKVFGNDPQMGSTWGDIYIKAIDDAIQMGADALNMSLGSTAAFVDSDSPEQQAVKRAVENGVIMSISAGNSAHLGNGHWNPYVTNPDIGVVGAPGVSHDSLQVASLENEFIDLEALTYGYGEEKGKAGYLSAGNIHPFDLEQNTFQLLDAGLGSVEDFEGKNFNGKFALIQRGEYAFTEKTLNAQAAGAAGAIIYNNTDGIVNMATEDTINIPQMFMLKSDGVLLAEQLENDSEVTITFGDETVKIQNPTAGQMSDFTSWGLTPDLDFKPEITAPGGNILSTLQDDQYGVMSGTSMAAPHVAGGSALVLQRVDEAFNLDHRARVEMAKNLLMNTSEVVNDKGYAQSVLEQDNPYSPRRQGAGLMQLHSAIKTPVVVTEKQTGEAKVALKEVGDQFSMTLEAKNLTDEAVSYDLAANVQTDFAFNGVLGNAFLSGELDKLEAQEVVGAKVNLNNGKETVEVPANGSVTVDVQVDLSEAKVFSEPGADPVKPEEIFTNGYFVEGYVTLTDSDDVNPS